From Arachis stenosperma cultivar V10309 chromosome 2, arast.V10309.gnm1.PFL2, whole genome shotgun sequence, one genomic window encodes:
- the LOC130961725 gene encoding CASP-like protein 4B4 → MAASNDSETKIDVQSVPASTEARSGDRGGDGIAGILQRYRREGFVERVSLCLRGVALVFSFISFFVVVTNEHGDWKQFHKYQEYRYLLAIAILSSLYTGIQCFRQVYGKNMIQPNIAVLVDFFGDQIMAYLLISSASAAIPITNRMREGADNAFTDTSTAAISFSFFAFLCLALSAIISGYKLSTQTNI, encoded by the exons ATGGCGGCTTCTAATGACTCAGAGACAAAGATAGATGTTCAGTCCGTGCCGGCAAGCACGGAGGCAAGAAGCGGCGACCGCGGTGGCGATGGCATTGCAGGGATACTACAGCGTTATAGGAGGGAGGGTTTTGTTGAGAGAGTGTCTTTGTGTTTGAGAGGGGTTgctcttgttttctcttttatttctttcttcgtCGTGGTCACCAATGAACATGGCGATTGGAAACAGTTTCACAAGTATCAGGAGTACAG gtATTTGTTGGCCATAGCAATTCTTTCTAGTTTGTACACTGGAATCCAATGTTTTCGCCAAGTTTATGGGAAAAATATGATTCAACCAAATATTGCAGTTCTTGTTGATTTCTTTGGAGATCAG ATAATGGCATACCTGTTAATATCATCAGCATCAGCAGCAATTCCAATAACAAACAGAATGAGAGAAGGAGCAGACAATGCATTCACAGACACATCAACCGCCGCAATTAGCTTCTCCTTCTTTGCATTTTTGTGCTTAGCACTCTCAGCCATCATTTCTGGATATAAATTATCAACTCAAACTAATATATAA